Part of the Pseudomonas sp. P8_241 genome is shown below.
CATCATCGCCACCCAGAACGTCTCCATCGGTCTGGAAGCCGGCTCCAAGCCTGAGTTGCTGGCGGTGCTGGCACTGGCTCCGAAGGGCGGCACCATCGTCTGCAACGGTTACAAGGACCGTGAGTTCATTCGGCTGGCGCTGATGGGGCAGAAGCTGGGCCACAACGTCTTCATCGTGATCGAGAAAGAGTCCGAAGTCGGCCTGGTGATCGAAGAAGCGGCCTCGCTGAAGGTCAAGCCTCAAGTGGGTCTGCGCGTGCGTCTGTCGTCGCTGGCCTCGAGCAAGTGGGCGGACACCGGTGGTGAAAAATCCAAGTTCGGTCTGTCGGCGGCGCAACTGTTGTCGGTGGTTGAGCGTTTCCGCGCTGCCGGTCTGGACCAGGGCATTCGCCTGCTGCACTTCCACATGGGTTCGCAGATCGCCAACCTGGCGGACTACCAGCACGGTTTCAAGGAAGCGATCCGTTACTACGGCGAGCTGCGCAACCTTGGCCTGCCAGTGGATCACATCGACGTGGGCGGCGGCCTGGGCGTGGACTACGACGGTACGCATTCGCGTAACGCCAGTTCGATCAACTACGACATGGACGATTACGCCGGTGTCGTGGTCGGGATGCTCAAAGAGTTCTGCGATGCACAGAGCCTGCCGCACCCGAACATCTTCTCCGAAAGCGGCCGTTCCCTGACCGCGCACCACGCGATGCTGGTGATCCAGGTGACCGACGTCGAGAAACACAACGACGACGTGCCGCAGATCGAGAACAAGGAAGCGTTGCCGGAAACCGTGCAGTGGCTGGTGGACCTGCTGGGTCCGACCGACATCGAGATGGTCACCGAAACCTACTGGCGCGCCACGCACTACATGAGCGATGTTGCCTCCCAGTATGCCGACGGCAAGCTGACCCTGGCCGAGAAAGCCCTGGCCGAGCAGTGCTACTTCGCCGTATGCCGTCGACTGCACAACTCGTTGAAGGCGCGTCAGCGTTCCCACCGTCAGGTGCTGGACGAACTCAACGACAAGCTGGCCGACAAGTACATCTGCAACTTCTCGGTGTTTCAGAGCTTGCCGGACACCTGGGCCATCGATCAGGTGCTGCCGATCATCCCGCTGCACCGCCTCGACGAAGAACCATTGCGTCGTGCAGTGCTGCAAGACCTGACCTGCGACTCCGACGGCAAGATCAACCAGTACGTTGACGAGCAGAGCATCGAAACCAGTCTGCCGGTGCATGCCCTGAACGAAGGCGAGGATTACCTGCTGGGCGTGTTCCTGGTCGGCGCGTATCAGGAAATTCTCGGCGACATGCACAACCTGTTCGGTGACACCGACTCGGTGAACATCTACCAGAACGCCGATGGCAGCGTGTATCACGCGGGCATCGAAACCCACGACACCATCGAAGACATGCTGCGTTACGTGCACTTGTCGCCGGAAGAACTGATGACCCACTACCGCGACAAGTGCGCCAGTGCCCGCATCAGTGCCTCCGAGCGCA
Proteins encoded:
- the speA gene encoding arginine decarboxylase, coding for MSVRRTRKDDGSQWTVADSRSVYGIRHWGAGYFAINDAGRVEVRPNGPSSSPIDLFEQVDQLRKSGLSLPLLVRFPDILQDRVRQLTGAFDANIERLEYQSKYTALYPIKVNQQEAVIENIIATQNVSIGLEAGSKPELLAVLALAPKGGTIVCNGYKDREFIRLALMGQKLGHNVFIVIEKESEVGLVIEEAASLKVKPQVGLRVRLSSLASSKWADTGGEKSKFGLSAAQLLSVVERFRAAGLDQGIRLLHFHMGSQIANLADYQHGFKEAIRYYGELRNLGLPVDHIDVGGGLGVDYDGTHSRNASSINYDMDDYAGVVVGMLKEFCDAQSLPHPNIFSESGRSLTAHHAMLVIQVTDVEKHNDDVPQIENKEALPETVQWLVDLLGPTDIEMVTETYWRATHYMSDVASQYADGKLTLAEKALAEQCYFAVCRRLHNSLKARQRSHRQVLDELNDKLADKYICNFSVFQSLPDTWAIDQVLPIIPLHRLDEEPLRRAVLQDLTCDSDGKINQYVDEQSIETSLPVHALNEGEDYLLGVFLVGAYQEILGDMHNLFGDTDSVNIYQNADGSVYHAGIETHDTIEDMLRYVHLSPEELMTHYRDKCASARISASERTQFLDALRLGLTRSSYLSS